The sequence below is a genomic window from Gemmatimonadales bacterium.
ATGAGCCGGATGCCTTCTAGCAGGGCGTCCGGCCCGGCCGGAGGAAAGGATGCGAAGCTTTCTAGCGGTGCTGGCGGTTGCGGTCGCGGCGCTGGGTTCCACGGCCGCGGGCGCGCAGCGTAGCAGCGACGAACCGCTAGCGGTCAGCGTCGTCCGGTTCTATCAGCCGGCCCGCGCGGCATCGACCATCGAAGGGGTGTGCGAAGTTCGCCTTGGCGCCATGGCCGAGGGTGTGACGACGATGGTGCGATACCACCTCGAGATATCGGTGCGCGACAGCGCCGGCCTCGAGTTGCATCGAAGCGGATGGGACCGGGTGGTGGCGGGTACGGTGGCTAGAGCTCGCGGAGCCTCAGCGTTGGAGTCGTTCCGATTCTCCGCGGCGCCCGGCCGCTACCGTGTCTTGGTTCGTGCGGTTCCGCAGTCCGGTGCGCCGGTCGAGCGCGCCGTGGACGTGGTGGCGTTCGCGCACCGGCCGTCGGTCTCCGACCTGCTCCTGACGACGCGAGTGCGCCGAGCGGAGTCGGACACGGAGGCGGTGGCGCCCGGAGAGCTGCGGCGGGCCGGTTTGATAATGCGGACGGCGCCGACCTCGCGCCTGACGCCGACCGACGCTTCACTGTCGTACTACGCCGAGGTGTACCTCTCGCAGGGTGGGGCGACGGCGGGCGAGTTGCGGGCGGACGTACTCGGCGCCGGCGACCGCGTGATCGTCCAGACTCCTCCCCGCCCGGTTCGGTTCGATTCGGCTGGAGGGGTGACGCGGGGGTCGCTGGACCTGGCAGGGTTGCCCGAGG
It includes:
- a CDS encoding GWxTD domain-containing protein, which translates into the protein MRSFLAVLAVAVAALGSTAAGAQRSSDEPLAVSVVRFYQPARAASTIEGVCEVRLGAMAEGVTTMVRYHLEISVRDSAGLELHRSGWDRVVAGTVARARGASALESFRFSAAPGRYRVLVRAVPQSGAPVERAVDVVAFAHRPSVSDLLLTTRVRRAESDTEAVAPGELRRAGLIMRTAPTSRLTPTDASLSYYAEVYLSQGGATAGELRADVLGAGDRVIVQTPPRPVRFDSAGGVTRGSLDLAGLPEGSYRLRLRVRLGDSTIAVEAPFAMTGFPAQAVAPSPAPEAGDLFAAVGEERLDSLYAPLIYLMGDGERRGYDGLTLEGRRRFLGDFWRRRDPTPETPDNPAMTEFYRSVSYTSESFREGGVGQIPGWRTDRGRIYLKNGRPDEVLRRPLANPRPYEVWKYSRSRQYYYVFRDDSGLGHFVLIGTNDRREPSFPEWETYLGPEGSQDVAQFIR